Within the Setaria viridis chromosome 3, Setaria_viridis_v4.0, whole genome shotgun sequence genome, the region aatCGATGCAAGTACGGTGAATGTAGCCAAAATTCTTTACACCCAGGTGGTGGCACAAACAGTAAACATACGCAGGAAAGATGCACGTAACATCTATAACGAAGAGCAGAAGCGTTATCTTCTTACTAGCATACCATGGCCATAATGGAACATGGTAAAACATCAAGTCTACGATTCAGAAGCCAAGGATAAACCACCAAACGTAGCTTCTCAAAGGATGGTTTTACTACTGATAACACTAGTATAGCTCGCGGTGCACCTTGGCACAGGTAGTACTTGAGACCCACGTCTGCAGGGCCTCAGCTACACATAACTGTCGATCAGAGACTTCCTCATGTCATCGACGATCGCGGTGGGCTGCCCTTCTCTCAGCTTGAAGACACTCTCGATGACCGAGAGCTCGGTGGCTGTCGTGTCTGAGCCACAGAAGGCAGTCCAGTCGTTCACAGTCATGCCTGCAGCAATGACCTCGCTGCCTCTGTTCACGGTTCCAGCGACGAGCGGGACTTGCAGGAGAGTGGAGAGCTCATCAAGGTCTTCAATGGATGTGTGAGGATGAACCTGTTTCACCAGTACCATTGGACATTAGGTATGTATATAGCATTTGCAAGCCAAAAAGCAATGCAGTTGATGTTAAACCCGTACCAAGCCACCCCTGTTAGAGAACGCACAGTAGCTCCCCACAAGGATATTTCCAGCAATGGTCTGCCTGAATACCTCAACTCCAAGCACATCTGCAATAAACTCCTCCGTCTCCTGGAGAATCAAACAGCTCAAAGGGCTCAGCCTTAGGTAATTGAGAAAAGGCAAAGGTTCAGGGAGGGACGGTCAACAGAAATATGTAGGCATACCTTGTCAAGGTCAGAGTGTGTAAGAGCAACATGGTCATTGCAGGCTATGCAATTGCCAAGGGCTGATAACCTCTCATCAATACGCTGTACCACCACTTGATCAGGCAAGCAGTTCCTCAGATGCTGAAGCTCTAGAACAGTTTCAAAGCACAGGGAGGCTATAAGCATAAATAATTCATGATATGAAGAGGCAAAAATATCACAACATATACAACCAAGTTGACAGGAAAATTCCTCCTATCTCCACCTACTTCTCTATTACTTAGATAGGTTTGAGATGAACGGATACTACAACAAATGAGAGAATCGTTATAGCAAATTTGCAATTGACAATGTGGCCATGCCGGTTACCAAGCTGGAATGGTTATACATCCTTAACAAATAGGTACAATCTCCACAAGATTTGGCCCAGAAATTACAtgcaaacttgttcaactgCAGGTCCACAATATAAATCTGAGGGCTTAAAAAAACACACATGGCACCACAATCGCCAAATACGACTTGCCTCTCTAAATGTAATCACTCTCTAAGTGGTTTCCAGACTATTTTGAGTACTAACTATCCTTATGTATTAAAATCACCTAGAGGTTGACAGCTGCTAGAAAACAACATTTCCTATAACGCACAGATAATTTCAAAAAACCGTGCCATAAACTTACAAAATCAAATGTGCCTGAAGCAATTTAAAAGGAATGAAGGCATGTATGTGAAAAGGAAATCTGGACAAGTTTATAGAAATTCCTAACAACCAGCTGCGAGTAAGCAATAACAACAGGTCTAGTAGGAGCAACAAGCTCATGCATATCTTCTTGCACGTTGTGTGATCCATCCTTGCTGGTGATGAGAAACTAAACATCTGGCAGCGCTTTCATTTGTCATTTGCTGTATCAATGCCCCGAGTGCAATATACATTTCGACATTTAATTGGTGCTTTCAGATAGCCTTATTTGTCAATTTATCCGCTGGAGTTCAGGTTGGGTTGTGATGCAGAACACGCAAGGATCCGAGCTCTGTCCTCCTCCTTGTCTCCAGCCGGCTGCAAGCTTCGAGCCAAGGGAGGTCTTCTCCAGGTTGCCCTCGTACAAGCACGAGATGGGAACGAAGCTTCCTCCAGCGTTGCACAGCCACCCGTGGGCGGCTCTCAGTGCTGCACCCAGTGAGGCCGAATCTGGGACAGAAACAGGCGTCAGTTTTACCTCAATAGAAGGATGGTGATATCAGTTTGTGTCATAATGTGACAGGATCACAACAAACCAAGTTTATTCAGGGAGAAGATCTGCGCAATTACCAGGTCTCTGAACAGTGAAGACAGGGCAGCCAAAGATTTGTGCAAGTGCCCTGAGGATGCTCTCATTGGAGGATGCCCCACCGGTTGCTATGATCCGCTTGGGAGGGTTCGGCATGCCAAATCTCTCTGCATGGCCTCGCATCGACAACATTTGACCTTCAATGATGGCACGGACCTACAGGCGAGGTATGATGAACACACGGCAATTTGCTTGCCAAAATATCAGATAAACTCACAAATACATCTTCTCGCAATCCTCAGATGGTGGATCAAATTCTGACACTTCACGCTCCATCAGATTGTCGGATGAGGCATCATCAAGGTTTTCGACCATGTACCGATGGAAGCCCACTGCATGAACAAACCGATTTGTTTCAGGTTTTGAATCTTTATAAATACAAGGGGCACCAATGCTACAAATACCAATACATCTACCTGGAAGTGGTGGCAGGATTTCATGGTCTTTGTAGTAGAATCCTAACTTTCCGCCTACATACAAGGTAGAGAAATATGTCATGATTCCAGGGCCACAGCTGTTCTGTTAATGCCTCATATTGGAAAGATATCAAATGAATAACAGCAAAGGGTcgttggaggcttggagcaaAATGACCAAGACAATTCAATCTAACCATTTAGAGGGGGAGTTTTCTCCAGATAGTTGTTGAAAACATCCCATGATTTCTCTGCACATCGATTTCGCACATCTGAAACCACAATGAAAGTATCACAAGCAATGTGACATAAAGGCATACTTGGTAGGAAAATAGAAAGGAAACATATATACCATCAGCATGAATAGAAAACAACAGTCTGGTGATTGTGTAATGTGCCTCCTCTTGGCCAGCATCAGCTGATCTACTATGCGAGCACTGCAAGTTggcatatgttttttttttgtttggagctGGATGCTTGCACTGCGATCGCCCCCGTGATTCCCTCCCCATGGGATCACACCAAAAATGAACAACAGCACACGAATGTCATGTAGGAAAAGACACGGTGTCGTGTTCTCTTCGCTGCTGATTGTAGTGCTCTCTGCTCTCTCTGACTAGGACGGAGGAGTTAGATTCTGCCTAATCCCTAGTCGGACTGTACAGCTACCTGTCTGTCACTGGTGCTCCACTTGCACTAAGGACATCGGCGATCTGTctgtcttttcttttttctgaaacaAAAAATACCATTTCGTTTCAGAAAATATCATTCCCCAACTCCCCATCAGCTACTAGTTTATATTCAGGAAATTGGCAAGCAACTTAACGTCTCcggttgttttttttctcttaaatACGCAGGAGAGTTACGTATCTTAAGAAGAAAATAATGTTTAAAACGTTACAACGCGGGCCTGTCGGGCACACGTACACGGATATTAAGAATCACACGGATATTAAGAATCGCTAAGTTACATTGATCACAACGCTAGCTGCTGTCATTTGTAAATTGTAAGGAGATGAGCTTGCTGGGGCCGGATTGCTTCGTTTCAATTTTCGGGCCACTCGCTGGCTGCTTGCGATCTGATCTGTCTGATGATGATGCAAAGCAATGCCCGCCCTGGGCTGGGCACTGTTCGGTTTGGCTGTTGCTTCAGGCAGGCCACAGGAGGCCAAGCCACCAAACAGTGGCTTGGTTCGAttgcaaacaaacaaacaaactcatttctCTCGTTCGTTTACCTGATCTCTCCATGTAATGTAGTAACATCCAAACCTCCAAATGGTTTGGCGTCTTGCAGTGCTGATGGCTCTCCTGCCATGCCACAAACACAACAGTCTCAGCTACCATGTGCTGGGCGCCAATGGTGGAGAGGGATCTCGTACAATTCAACGTCGCGCCACCCTACCGCTCTCATAGATACTAATGAGTTATTAGTCTACTAGTGGCAACTTTGATTGGGTTTTGGCACTGCTATACTCCTACCAATCATTGGCGCAACGAGTGCCCCCTGTTTTGCTCATCCAATATTTCTCAAGCCAAACCTTACTAGTATTAGTGTTTCATCTCACTCCAAAACCAAGCAAACCTTCTGCTTCGCAAGGACATCATCGGCCTGCATCCAGTTTTGAGTACATGAACGCCGTTTTTGCAAATGTTTAATTGCCTACTAGATACTAGATTGCAACTGAAATAGATGTTGCCAGAGTACTCTGAGTTTTGAATTGTTGTACTGCACGCTTTCCCGCGGATTGTGGTGCAAGCGCAACTGTGCAGATCAGCTGTCGCCTTAGCTTTTCAGGCCCAACTTTTGCTTCCTCTGATCACTGGAGTTCTGTTCTGACTTGCTAGCTGTGCTATTTCACACTTGCACAGTGTATATGCATCTTACGGCCCCTTTTTTGACGAGAGGCTGCCGTGAATGTTGGTCTGGGCATTCGTtccgcgggggggggggggggggggggggggggggggggtaggaAATAACTTAAAGTTGAACGCACAGCATTCGTACACGAAACGGCCACACATTCAAACGTCGTCAGTGCTTGTTCATGTGTTGGCGGTACACGAAGGACCCGAAACCAGCTTGGCAGCGTCAGGAAATGATGGTCAGGTATATAGTACTCCAACCGACTGGTACCGCGACTGCCTGACGCTTTCAAGGACGACGCCAACAAACAGAAAAGGGACGGACCCTGGCAGTGCCATGCCATGCAATGCATCTCCCCGGTGACGATGTGTTCAAGCAACATTCGGAAAGATCATGAGAGAACGATGGGTAACGACCAACCACATGATCAGAGATTCTCAGAGTGTACACATCGACAGGGATGACCGACCACAGCTGAAACTAAGCTCTCTCTCAACCGCTAGCAATATACATTCATTCAGCAGTCAACAGCTACATCTGCACTACCTCACGCAGGATCAATCAAGCTCGCATTATGGATATATAGTATCAGCTAACAAGCACCGTTCGATGTTGTCATGACACAAATCAAATCAGTTGCACGCACGCATTGGCCCAGAGCACTCGTCAGTCACTCTTTCTTGGCAGGTTGGAGATGACTCTGCTGTCTGATgaagctggaggaggaggaggcaggggagggagCCGAGGAAGCGAGCGCCACGAGCAGGTCCACGAAGGCGCCTACGATGAGGCCGTGCGTTTTCTTGCCGTTGGCCCTGAGATACCAGCCGAGCATCTCCTCCAGCCATCCCCAGTCGTTTACGCCGTGGCTCATCACCATATCCTCCATGGACCGCCGGAAGTCGCCGTACGGGTCGGCGGACTCGATGGCCAGCGCCGTCGCCCCGTCGAACGCCGCCGCAGTGGCCGCCCCCCGTTGCTTCTTCACCTTCACGATGGAGCTCGTGGAGTCGGGCTCGAAGAAGAGCCTGCTGTTGGACCGGAGCCCGTGGATGATGACCTCGTCCTcgtccgcgacggcggcggccggttccggctccggcgccgtgGATAGGGTCGGGCAGGAGTCGTCTGAGATGAGGCTGCAGGAGTAGTTGTCGTCGGCGGCCGGGTAGTCGATGGCGTAGGCCGGGTTCATGGTCGTCTTGTACTCCTCTTCGTGCTTGCTGCTGTCGTCGCGCATGGACACGATCTCCGGGCTGTCGCGGCGGAAGGACAGCGTCCTTGCCTGCGTGCACGATGGCCACTGCCACGACGCCGCCGTGCTGAAGGAGGCGGCGGACATGGAGGTGGAAGAGGAAAGGCACCGGCTCGTCTCGCTGGTGTTGAAGAAGAGGGAGGTGAGCGCGAGCTTCTTGACCATGGTTGTTCGATCTTGCGCGGGCTGGTGATCGAGTAGCTGGAGAGGAAGCTGATTGGGGCGAGGCCGTGAGAGTGTGAAAACGAGGTGGCTGGCTGGTGTCGAGGGGCAGGGAGCGAGCTGTTTTTAAAGGGAAGAGGTGGGCGGGTAGGAAGCCAAGGGAGGGACGAAGATGCGAAGGAAGATGCATAGCTAGGTGTGGCGGTGCGTGCGCGTGTCTTGCGTTCTAGTGTGCGTTGGGAGTCTACGCTTGTCTCCCAGGCCTCATCTCATCTTTCAGGTTCAGTTGAACTATCCACCCTGCAGGTAACCTAAAGCATTGGCAAGGATCTCCAATGAACATGTTGTACATTCTTATAGTAGGATATATAAAGTGCGGATGTAGACTACTACTCTGTTTTTAAACATAGGAAGCTTGTTACTTAGtagtataatatatatatatatatatatatatatataagatctaaatgTTCATGATTATGGatatttagtaattattacatgggaaaagtgatatttcaaacgGAATGACCTTTTAAATTTTATGCTAGTgtccaaaataaaattttagtgatgtcatttgtgttcttttaccatgatacccttatactatcTATGCTACTCATGTATATTACCCATACCACAGGTGAAGAtttcagtagtatacaattaattttgacCATCGGATATTTGTATACTAATCTTTTTTTTAACACTAGTATAGtttagtattgtgtaccgtaaaagagctcacgTCATAAATCTAAAAACCGGACAGAGtacaagatttcttttgcagcATTTCTCCATGGATATTACCCTATGGATGGTACATTATGTCGAATTAGCATTGTTCAGTGAACAAGCATGCATGGTAGGGAGTTGCCGATGCCAGTTTATGTCCTACAGGTGGCATGGGCAAACATTGCAGATGATTGGTTGAAGATCTTGGTCAACTTTGTGGCTGATCTCCATCCAAAAGAAGGATCAAATAATCCACACAGGATAGTAATGTCATTTCCTTTATTTTCAGGTCTGCCGACGATCAGATGTGCTACTATTAGCAATTCAGAGACCAACTGCCTGCGCCTTAGTTTAGTGCAGGCGGTTGCTCTCTACCAACAGTAGAGGAAGAAAGAGCAACGTCGCTTCCCCCAACACCTCAAATCCTGCAGGACACGCTTGCGGTGCCAGGCAGCAGCCTGAGGATCACACAACTGAATTctccattattttttttagtCTGCTCGTGCACGACAACGAAATACTTCCAGAAGCTCACACGACGGTGACCAAGTTTTCTTTCTTTCGATGAAGGCGACGGTGCGTGCCCGGCCAACATGGCAGCAAATGGATTGCAACGCAAGGTTCTCCATCATTGTACACGGACAGTAGCTAGGGTGGTTGCGGGTGTCTGAAAAATTGAAGATAGAGATGGATGCGCATCGCACAGAGGGAATGGTGATCGAGGGACATGCAAAGGTGCTCGTTCCTCTGAAACTCTACTTTTTGCTTGGTTGCCGCTTGAGAGAATTATATGAATGGTGGGCTTGCAGAGAGGGGTGTGTGATCGCGACCTCACCTTATCCAGGATCAAAGCCCATCTGTCATGTCGTCTCAAGCTGCCTAGCCCTACCTGGTCTAACCAGGTCAAGATGctctcttctcctctcccttccaCTGTCACAGACAAAAAGTGTTGTATTACTGACCCAGATATCAGAGATTCTCTTAGGCTAAAGCATAATTAGCCAAAGTGAATAACTGTAGAACCTGAACTGTCCTTGAGAGCCAAGGTCAGGCGCCTGGATTCATTTACCTGAGATTCCAATGTCTCCACTTTCCCAATCTTCTTTTGAGAAAGTCAGTTTTCCAATCTGATATGAGGATAAAGAAGAAAGTGCGTACCTGACCaatctgaagttctgaaccACACAAAGGAGTAGTACTTCCTCTGAGAGGTTTAAGTTTAACTGACAGGAAGGAATGGCAAGACCTAGAAGCAAAGATATGTATGAGATGAGAAATAAATGCCCTCTTGATATTTCAGTTCTTCTTTGCAGCTATGGTGGCAACCACTTGTTGAAGAAAATTCCTTGTGTAGAGCCAACTTGCCATTTCTTATAATAGCACTGTTGCACTGGCAGTACTATGCAAGTTTCCCGAATATCCAGTTAAAAAAGAATAGTGGCGACAGAAACTTCGGAGCATTTATGCAAGTCTGGCTAACCATGAGGCCAAATTTATAGCTCACCTCTCTAAGGTTTCCTTTCTCCATTCTTTCTTCAGTGGTTGCCTCATCCATCACCCTCGTCACCATATGAATCAGATATCCATTCTACTATCGATGCAGCTAGCATTGGCTCATGCAGGTCCGTCAGAAAATCACACCATTCAGAGAGGCAGTGAGGCCGTCGTTACTACTTACTAGTCATGTCGTACAAAGGCAGCAAAATCTTCTCCAGGATCTTATACAGAAGAAGAGCTGGAATAATTGGCGCTTCCATAGACTTGCATTGCACAACACGAAGTTAGCGACAAGAGGAGACCACGGCGTTGTCCTGAATGCGACGGATCGACTAATCTAACAGAGCTCCATACCTGAGGATGACCAGGAGCTCATATCATTCAGTTTTAGCTGGATGTTGTTATCTTCAGCAACCAGCCTGTTATCGCCTCTCGAATATTTGTAGTTAAGTTACATTGGTTTACTGAATGATCGGTGATTGAATTACTGCCAAATATCGGCGTTGTACTATCTGGTCGGCGGCAAGGCTGATGCCATTGCCTACCTGTATTACTGCAGGATGCTGCAGTCTGCATAGGACAAGCCCAGGTGACTGTAGGTGAAAGCCTGTATGCTGTACTGTTTGCAACAGTATTAATGACAGTTGGATCATGCAAAAACACATCTCGGACGCTTTTGTTTTATATTTCACTCACAATTTTTGCGAGGGAGCACATCTCAGATTGTCTGATGCTATATGCAGCAGCTTTCCATCATGTATTCCACACGCTGGATGCTGCAGGATATACTATGGCCAGCCAGTGTCAGGCATAATGCTTCACGTTCCAATTCGATTTTACACAAAGTAAAATTTGGGAGACCAGTTTGAATGCATTCCCTGCCTGCAATCTGTCAGATCATCCTTTTGATACGCCAATTTAACTTCTCAGTTCGAAACAAGGAACGATGGAAATTTAGTTTCGAAATGCTTCACAAAGAACTTTTGTGTTGACTATAGGAAAGATGTCAGCTTCTATAATCACGAGAGAAAAGATGCACTGTTGCAGTATCCGTAGGGCTCTTGCTAACAATAACAGATCCAATGCTGTGAAACATGCAGAAATGCAGGTTCCCGAGAGGCAAACAGGGGTCTAGGAACTGTTGCTATAAAGATCGCCTGGATTGGTAGGAAAGGACTAGTTAAGGACTCCCCAAGTACTGTGTTGATGTGTTCCCTTTTCCCAGCTCAATGATGGAGCTTTCCTGTTTGCTAATCacgattgattttttttaagtggGGACAAAGGCAATGGCAAATGTAAATGATGAGGTGCAATAATACGAAACATGTCTTATGTATCCACTGTGTATACTATTCCTTGCCTGCTATCAACTGCATGGACACGACAGCTACACACAGAAAattgagaaataaaaaaaaacgaGGGCATCAAATCTTGCTTCTGAGGCTTTGAATCTCAATTGGCCGTGCTGTTGCTGACGCCTACAGGCGATTTGTTTTGTAGCCATAGGATGCATCTGGGCTTTGTTCATTTGCCAGGCTCAATCCAAAGTGGATTGTGGATTGGTTGGCCACCAAGGAGCAGGATTCACGTgggaagtactccctccattctccattctcttttctctttgatATAGGGTTATTTccaaatctgaaaaattctcatTTGATAGCCTTATTTCAATCCATCCATTTAATAGATGTTTCGGGCCTCATGCGCGACCCTTCATTCCTCCATGTGCCGGCTACGTGGGTATCAAGAAGTTCGAGCCTTAATGAATCGCTTGTTTACGAGTAATAACTAATGGCATGGTTAAATAGATGATAAGCAGGATTCCTTGGTCACTGTGCTAAGGTGAAATAGGACTATCAAaatagaatggagggagtaacctTTTAGAATCTAAAATTTGTCAATCCTTTTAGAATCTAAAATTTGTTCCACAAATAGTGTCTTTTTACCTCCTAGTAAATCCCATCTAATTAAAGAAAATACTCACACCAATAAAAAGAGTATATGGAAAAGCGCATAGAGCCAATCAAATGATCCATTGATAATATTTCTCTGGTTCCAATGCACGTGCATTTATTTAGGATCCAGAAAATTAAACAGACAACATAATTTTCAATCACAATTAGTATTAGTTATTTGGGGTAATATGAACATTTCTCATCACTACTATTGTATATGAACAGACACTCTTtgcgggatggagggagtaaggcATAGCTGCATTCCAAGAACCCGAGAACCTAGCATAGTTCCCTTAAACGGCCATTGGCTCAATTAAATGGGGTAATGGCCCAATTAAATGGGGAGTAGATCATTTTAGTATTTATAGATTCAGAACTTTTTCTATACATCTAAATATAtgctagaaaagttaaaacaatctacaatttagaatgggCGGAGTATATGCTAACCGCCTATCTCCGTTTAGCCAGTTTTTTAGCTCATTTATATGATCGTTAAACGGGAGCGTCTAGGTCAACACTCGCCTTGGAGAAAAAACGAGAGGAAGAGAAAAGGTTGAAAGAAGAAGACAAGAcaaggaaaacaacaacaatagcTCGAAACATGAGCAAAGCCCGGCCCAAGCTGAAAAAAGCAGGCTTATCTTTAATAGACGAATCCTGATCTCGGGCATTCCGCGAGCCCTCGTTGAACCACGTCATCAGCTAATCCGAACCGTCCGTTTCCCTGCATTACTCGATCGGGCCGTCGGAGGCGCGGGCGTCGCGactcctcgccgccgcttccATCACGCCTGTCCCTCCCCCGCACGGCGCAACGCGCCCTTCTCCGCcagacggtggcggcgcggcgcgaggaGGCTGCCTCCTAGCATTGGTGGCGGAGACCCCAAAGAGGAGAAGTCACCGGCGGTTTGATGTCGGAGACAGAGAGCGGCGCAGCTGGAGCCACGACGCCAACGCGCCTCGTGGGCTGGGGCGCGGCGTCCGGCCTCTTTCCCCGGGCTCTCACGAACCCGTTCAAGCTGAGCGACTCATCTCCCCCGCGTCGCAACTCGCAAGCACGGAGAAGCCGCCGCCCTctgcctgcccccgccgcccacGCATTTCTCCGCCTACGGGCTGCGGCTCGCGTGCGCCTCTCCCCGCTAACCTCGGCTCTCCACCTGCCACGCTGCCCACCCCGCCCGGCCCTTCCCTTTGCCGCGGtcgcggccccgccgcctcgtccCCTACCTCGCACAGCACGGCGTGCGTACTCTCGCATGGTCCCCGGGGGCGTCGTCGGGACGCCAAGTTCAGCCCCAGCCTGCCACCACTCAGACGCACACCACGTGTTTGACATCAGGTCTCAAGGTCGACCACAACACCAAATCCATCAGCGTTTCAGCAGCAGGGTTGACAAAGCTCTCGACATCAGCCGGCGAATAATGACGAGGTCAGCCTTCAACACGTGTGTAATTGAGAACCAAAAAACATACTCACGTTATGAGGCTTAATCAGGGGAGTTCAGCTGCTTTGCTGTTGGATTTGGAGGGCACGATCCAGCTGTCAGGGAATGCAGGCTTCAATTTCCTCGATTTTAGAGGCCTGAGAGCCATTGTATTATTCACATTACTCGTATAAATATTGCTTCTAAAATTTAGTTCAATCGTATCTGTTGTATTGTATATATGATGATAAAATTGGAGAAGTGCTCACTTTGTGCTGAGCTGCTGATTATGCATCTTTATTATACAATTCTGAAGGATATAAGCTTGATTACAAATTTATATCATGATTGCAGGCAAATCTACTGATCGCTCAGTTGGAATTCCTCAACGAGGAAGGACCACAACCTGAGCTCTGAACGCGGTAAGCTCCAGTTCTTATGCATTGTTACTTTCTTTCTCGCCTAGGATGATAGATCGTGCTTCCTGAACAGCGCAGTCAATAAAGCTTTTTGTTCGCAGATAACAATCATTCAAATTGTTGTTAATCAAGCTCTGAACTGGATGTCTCTGATGATACCTGCTGAAAGTTAAATGTTTTCCACATTATAAAATCACAACAGCTGAACTGGATGTCTCTGATGATACCTGCTGAAAGTGCCCACCAGTTCACCACTTTGGTTTTTTAATTTAGGTTTCCCTGAAGAGAAGGATTTCTATTTGATGGAGCCCAACCCCTTGGAAAAAGTGTCCTAGTCCATCTATCTCTGAATCTTCTTTGTTGCATCCTACTGGGCAACAATCTGCAGACattagaactgcagatttgCATTTTGGTAGAATATATCAGGAAATACCATAAGAAGGTAGTCAAGATAGATATGCAGGTTTTGCAATTTTGCATCAATTCAACTTTTACTTCCTAATAATTTCcttaattgtttttttttaaagaacaaCGCACAAGATAGTGcgtgtttcattgatatagcagaaaattaggtaggaaaaggaaaagaaaaggaaaacaaaaaagattcacccggttggattgggacatcaacgcgggtcaccactcaactcaaaaccAGCACacccgaccggttggattgggacgttAACGCGGCCTCCCCACTCCATTCACCACGGCGGCATCCACCAACAATCACGCTCATCAATTTGCCGAAACCTCCAAGCGTGGCCCTGTGTCGACACCGATAGAAGCAGACTGCGctgcaccgagaaggccaccgccatgcggaACCCTCCTCCTTAATTGTTAGACTCTTATAGTCAGGCTAATGTatagaaaaaatagaaaatataagATTATGTTATGTCCACAATGTCTGCTAAAAGTGCATTAACCTGGGTGTGCTGAAATCAGGATAACAGAGTGG harbors:
- the LOC117847838 gene encoding eukaryotic translation initiation factor 6-2 — its product is MLIASLCFETVLELQHLRNCLPDQVVVQRIDERLSALGNCIACNDHVALTHSDLDKETEEFIADVLGVEVFRQTIAGNILVGSYCAFSNRGGLVHPHTSIEDLDELSTLLQVPLVAGTVNRGSEVIAAGMTVNDWTAFCGSDTTATELSVIESVFKLREGQPTAIVDDMRKSLIDSYV
- the LOC117847836 gene encoding xylulose kinase 2-like codes for the protein MGRESRGRSQCKHPAPNKKKTYANLQCSHSRSADAGQEEAHYTITRLLFSIHADDVRNRCAEKSWDVFNNYLEKTPPLNGGKLGFYYKDHEILPPLPVGFHRYMVENLDDASSDNLMEREVSEFDPPSEDCEKMYL
- the LOC117847877 gene encoding uncharacterized protein — its product is MVKKLALTSLFFNTSETSRCLSSSTSMSAASFSTAASWQWPSCTQARTLSFRRDSPEIVSMRDDSSKHEEEYKTTMNPAYAIDYPAADDNYSCSLISDDSCPTLSTAPEPEPAAAVADEDEVIIHGLRSNSRLFFEPDSTSSIVKVKKQRGAATAAAFDGATALAIESADPYGDFRRSMEDMVMSHGVNDWGWLEEMLGWYLRANGKKTHGLIVGAFVDLLVALASSAPSPASSSSSFIRQQSHLQPAKKE